The DNA window CGTGTGGCTAGCTGACACTACTGCTGGCTCTAAGAAGAGCAGGTGTTGGGGCATATCTTCCCTGGAAGCAAATCCCTCAACTATTgcacacaaaacccaaagattcattaagaaacaaagaccatctgCCACCATTCTGAAATGgagcagcagatttttttttttttttaaagccaaaggTGCTCCTAAATCCAACTGAAAGCATGTGAGTGGAAATTAGGCTTCACAGTATGGGAGTGATGAGTTTCAGAGGTTCCTTCCTCAATCAATAGTTCATTTTTAGCAGTTCTTCCCTATGACTAGGATAATTACAATAGCTttcattatataaaaaaaaaaagtaatatacaGATTCAGTCCTCAAAGGCAAAGTCAGCAGagtttcagaaagcatttctaaTCCCACAGCATACTTCATGCTGATGCAGCACAGCTCGTTGGATGTCCCACAGACTCAGTGTTAAATCCACGTTTGTCAAGCATTCCTCTCGTGGCCTTGCTCTGAGTGTCTTCAGATACAAAGCTGTACCCAGACTTCAACCCTCAGCCCTGCAAGGGAGGCTGTGGCGGCAGTTACAGCATACCTCGTGTGTTCAGAAGGGTGAGGAGGTAAGTGCTCCTCAATCCAAAGTTTTCATCCCTCTTCTTACAGGGCAACAAAGATAGCACCTCTTTAATAGGGTCTCACAGCAACTCTGGGATCGGCTGCCCATTCTCCCTTAAGAAATGGGATGAATGTGgctttccctctgctttcttgTATTTGTTGTAATTAGTCTTCTAGCTAAGACCACCCCTGAAGAACACAGGAGTTCACACTGCACTTTGGTCTGGTATTAAGCCTTGAATTAAACCTGCAAACTTTCCCTGTGCAGGACTGGGTTGTTCTTCCTCAATAATAGCAACAAAAAGCAGGAGAGGACAAAATGACCCTGAAAGAGTCTTAAAATAAGACTGACACCAAGCCAGTGTTTGTCTGCCCCAAGGCAGAGCATGCCTTCTGCTCTGCGCACCCATCCCAATCGCAGCACAGTCACTGCTCTTTCCTGAAGGAGATACTGGCACCTACTGGAAGACCAGTTTATATCTGGCTGAAGGTGACTGGGAGAAAGGCAAGCATCCTTATATATCTGAGAAACAAGCAGATTTTAAGAAGGGATGAACTGCTTGCTGACTGCGGAGCAGTGTTGCAGGGGAAGCCCTAGGAAGTGACCTGTGGGTGGCCCTGCAGCAAGCGCTGGCTCctgcccagaaaaaaaaatgtgtgtaaaTTCTTTACTCTGAAAGACCACTGCTGTTCTAAAGCTGTGCTTAAAGGGGTTTGGGTCAGGAAGTGGTCCTGGCAAAAAATCTCAGAATATAAAAAATTCTGTCTAAAGAAATATAACCAGCGATCCTTCTCTGTAGCAGACCTGCCAGGTATTGAAAACATCAGGATGTTTTCCTGCCTCATTTTACAGTGCCTGATTATGACAGCAGGAATTGAAATACAACTCCCCCAGGAACAGAAGTCAAAAGAGCAACTTCAAAGAGTTTATCAACTTCTGCATCTCAAACCATCCCACCACTTTTCAACAAGCTGAATTAGCAAATTTATGCAAATTAACACTTACAAATATTAACATACAAAGGAAAGTTACTGCAGCAAGATGctgcacaggagaaaaatgtgtctTTAGACCTGGCTTTGCCCTGGTTCAGGATGGCACAAACTGGCCATCCCTCGGCAGGAACCAGGCAGGATGTGGATCTGCTTGCTTGGGCGGTGGGATCTGGAGGAGCCACCCAGCTTTGGCCCCTTAGCAGCAAGGCGTTGTCCCTGCTTGCCCACAGGCAATGGTTATTTGAAGTGCCTCTAAATAAAGGCACATCCtgttattttgagaaacaaGCAGCAGTCTCTTGCTTCGCTAAACATCCCTTGACCAGACCAGACCTGTTCCTGGACTTTGGAAGCCTGACAGGAAGACCCAGACAAGTGGGAAGAGCAGCATGGCTCCAGGACACCTTTGCAGGCTTCCCCAGGACAGCTCCAACCTTGGCAGAACATGTGGAGACCCTGGCTTGCTGAGACTCCTCCTGAAGCGAGGATTATGCTGGCTGACTTCCCAAGACAGCACTCACTGATGCCTTCATTTCAGAGCAGagttatgaaatatttattgtagGAAATTTTAAGCGCCCTAGACAGTGGGCATCTTACAGCCACGTGTTCTGTGGCCGAATCCTTCTGTTGCCATGATACAGACACTCATGGTATTTCTTGAAGTGCTCAGCTTCCCAGGAGAACTGTAATACACTCACAgcaatgtaatatttttattattacaaaaGATTTCTTCAGCAAACTGCTGTCTGACATTTATGTATTAAACATGGAAACAGCAAACAAACCCATCTAAACATTATAGTTATTTAGTGTCTCAGCTGGTGATTCAGGTAAGTacaactattttctttctccccatccATTCACTTCCTTGACTTTTTTGACCAACCAAAGCCCAAACAAGTTACagctcagaagcagcagctcccagccccactgctcACTGCGCCAGCTCCTGCAAGAAGAGCTGACCATTGTGTTACCCGTACAGGGCACTCCCCCATTTGTTAAATTCCAGATGCTCCTCACGCATCAGGTTTTGCTATCTGGCTTTTAACAGTCTCGTTGGTGAAGAGTTTAAGAGCGCGCTCGCCATACAGTCATATTAAATGCTTTGTGTtaacaaaataaacatctgCTGCTCCCCGTTGTCAGCTGATGCCAGAGGAGATGCTCACGCTCATGCAGCCACCAAGgtccaaaaagaaaacaactaaaaccaaaagTCTTAACAGACCTGCTGTGCTTCTTCAGTGATGATTCACTTGTGCTGGAAACAATGACATAATGCAGCATGTTGTTGCCAGAGCGAGTCTATACATTGGATTTGGGGGCAGAATTGAGGGGGATCTCTCTGAGTTCTATCCTCATGCAGAGGTACTCCCCGATTGCAGCCATCAGCGCGGTGCACACAATGTGCACCAGCCACCACGTCAGGGTGGAGGGAAAGCGTGAGTTATAAATCCAGCAGCCCAGAAGGTGGAAGAAGTGAACCGTGACTGTGAAATCCAGGCACTGCTTTCCTCGGCGGATGAAGTACAGCAAGCCCAGAGCACTGTAAAATAAGGGCAGAGGTTAATAACAACCTGCTCCGTACCTATGGAAAAGGGGATACAGCAAGAGCTATCAGTGATGACTATTTAGCTGTTCTAAAACTTCTTAAATGTTTTGATAGGTTGTTTCTGACCTCTCTCTTGGCCACTGCAGCAAGATTTAAATGCTTACAGTTCTTTAATTATGTGATGGCAGGGAAATGAGCTTTTAGTGCAGAAAACCaagcaggattttttaaaaattatctccCCCAGTAATATTTGCCCAGTGGCAGGGGCAAAATACATTCTTGTTTATAGATCAGGGCTTACCAAGATCCATTAATTCTAACTTTCAGTAAAATCTCTCACAGAAGCAAATCTCATTCCCAGCTGGGAAATCGAGGCAGTGAAATGAAATGACTTATCCAGGATCTAGAAAATCAAGAGTCAGCAGTTCCCAGCTGCCCTCAGCAGACACGCTCATCCAGGCACAGGGCTTTCGGGAGACGTTTAGAGAGAGGCAGTGGGTCACACTGAATTCTCTTAAAGTTTAACGTCAAGAAAGAACAAGACACAGGTGCTCCAGCTGGTTGCTGACTTACCAGGTGAGTGCATTGAGGATGAAAGCCATCACGGAGAGCCTCCCAGGCGGGGTTGAGAAGCCTAAAATCTACATGGGACTATTAGTAGGAAACCACGGCACAAATCACAGCCCACAGCACGTAATCTCCTCCCGTGGCCCAGCCGTATCGGCACGGCCC is part of the Grus americana isolate bGruAme1 chromosome 17, bGruAme1.mat, whole genome shotgun sequence genome and encodes:
- the SYS1 gene encoding protein SYS1 homolog; translated protein: MAAQFRSYVWDPALIVAQMVLLQAGYYSSLGLWLALLGTLGRTGPSLHQVFSDEILGFSTPPGRLSVMAFILNALTCALGLLYFIRRGKQCLDFTVTVHFFHLLGCWIYNSRFPSTLTWWLVHIVCTALMAAIGEYLCMRIELREIPLNSAPKSNV